A segment of the Necator americanus strain Aroian chromosome IV, whole genome shotgun sequence genome:
TTCACACTTTGAATCGAATGATAATCCTTGAACTTCTAACTGTAGCCTCTAAATACAGCAGGTTTCCAGCTTTCCACTTCTTTGCtaccaaaaaaattaattctgtGTTCgagattgctttttttttccttgttttgaaTACCTTAAAACTCTAACATAACCATAAATTTGCAAACCTTCTATTGTTATATAATCGAGCGTACTTGTTCGACTTTATCTCTCGATATTTTCTCGCTCGCCCTCATATATACTCCACGCCAAATATGTACAACCGAGGGAGCGCGACACGCTGGCCGCATCGCATTCCCTTCCTTTACGCACACTGCTTTTCCATTTAATCACTCCcaccacacaaaaaaaaactaataatagGTACATACTACGCATACTATGATATCTGTCGATCTTGTAAAAATCCAGGAATACCTTATTGATGCCGAGGACAGTCGATGGAGAAATTTTAAGCATTTTGCTCGGCAATTTTGTCATTTTCGCGGGCATTAACATGTGAACATTCCCTAGCGAtaattcagaagaaatttctcagtATTTAAAGTAACGTTAACCCTATCGCTTAATAATTCACTAATCAGAACAAGAAGTAATTCATCATGTTGTAGAATTTCCAGGAGCGCAGAATGAAAAGTGAATGGAATGAAAAGTGCTCATCCTATCAGCATCAACGATGAATAGCGTGACAACTTTTTCCGGATATTCGTCTTTGTATTGGAGTGGAATTTACATAATAGCCGCACAGATTCTTTCAAGTGAAAAGTAATAGCGTAACTATTTTCCAGTCAACTTATATTGGAATATGCTCCAAACTATAATTGACCAGTTGAAACGTTATTGAGCGCAGATTTCAGCAGCTTCTCTAGCTAGTATGCGTtcatgataataaataaataataataatataataataataaataattgccATCCTCGTTTTCtggctcttcttttttcctctactttttttttacctcatcATCCTCATTTTCtagctgttgtttttttttttttgaaaaaaattatagacaCCGTAGCAAGTTATGAAAATGTATGAAATAATTCCGCCTTGCTTCCGTTCGATTCGCTCCAAAATCGCTATGTTCGCGTCTGTGAATGTCACATAGGAGCCGTGTTGGTGGTGACGCTGCCATGGTGACGAAGTGAGCAGGAATTGTCTGCGACTTCAACGACAACCTTTGGAAATATTCTTCTGAGTAATTTAATGTGTTGTAGCCACTTCGTCCTGAATTTCTGAATttactgctttctttttttctcggtgCTAGGTAatattgcgtttttttttcaaatgttaatGGATTTTTATATACGCTCGTACGTATTGATCACTGAGTAATTGCTCTGGatagtcatttttttcactagcGATTACCATGAAGTCTGTTTTTATAGTTTATCAGAGTATATGTCTAAGAAAACTGACTAATATGGATTATAAAAAGATTAACATTAGCACAGATAGTACTTTTGAAGATTACTTATGATACAGGTGGAATTCTTATGTTTTTTGCCTACAATTCTCGTTCATAGAGTTTTAAAAATACCTCATgttttgtagtttttgattttttctacatGTACTActgtttttaatatttaaagCTACTAGAAACTGTaatatcattaaaaaaaagtagaaatatcaTTACTGCGTAATCGCTCTATCtcgtcttgtttttttttactgtataaGCGAATATCCTCAGAGAGTAATGAAAATCTGAACGCTTAACTTTAATGCCGTAGCAGAAAGCAAGTCGTCTGAGAGGGTGATCATGAGTTATCGTGTCGTCGTCGGTCCAGGATGAAGTGGATAAATTCTAGGAGCGTCTGTGATTATGTATGGGAGTGCTTTTATCTCCTCTAGTCTTGTAATTCCCGTTAAAACGATCTCACAGTAAACCCCATTAACCAAACGACAGCTCCTCTACCGCCCACTGTAGGAAAACTTAAGAAAGGGACATCACGAGCATCTTTAGCTCCagatcttttgcttttttctcctcttcctacattctcttttctaatagttttatttctttcaaatatctTCTCCacatatttatgttttatatCTTAACAGTGACGTTAATTGATAAGAACTGAAGTAATTCCAACCATACGGGAAGGGATGAATAGAATGTATTCCAACCTAGAGCGTCTATAAGTTAGGAAAGTAGTgtagtaaaggaaaaaaagaaaaaagatcaatgCACCAAAGTTcctagaaattagaaaaaaaaatagaaattttccttagaaattattatattgtCAGTTCAGAAGTTGATTGTGATTTACTAGTCACCAAAATTAATTCATACTATTTTTAACTTTGACGATCTTTGCGAGTTATCAACGCCGAACTTCAATTAATGTTGCAAAATTGCTTCGATGTGTTTATTCCTTACAGAGAAGTGCTCAGTGATTTACTTTGAgctaatcggcgggctgatattATCAGCCTGACGCACTCTCCAGTATCATCCATGTGGTATGTCGTTCTTGAGCATAGCCTCTCGATCTTCAGCAAGAGCTTGCGAAGAATCAATCAGTCTTCCACGTGTTACCCACCGGTACACCATATCGAATTCCGCGTAAagctcttcattgtggcatacttCAGGCCAAAATTAGCCAAACTCTAAACAGCTTCCTTTCTGTGCAGTCGATTTTCGCCATTACTATAGATGGGTAGACCAACTCTCCGATTCCTGTATCCGAAGCCCTGATGAAGAGATTCAAAAGCGGTTTCGAAGTCCAAAAAGGCTAACCGCATTGACTTCGAATCCAGCTGAGCAGATGGtcatcgtagatcggccaggacgtcTCCCGGCTTACTCGTCGTGACtttcttcttcgcgatgtttgataAGTCGGTGCCAGATTATTCACTCCGACACTTCGTACACGCACCAATGACTTTCCTTGATATTTCCTTGTATCCATGatgaatttcttcttgtttaaAGGAATCATGTGCGTGTCTTCACGAAGCAGGTTTCCTTTCGTTGATCTATATTGAACTGGTGATCTTCGTCACGTCACGAATCACAGGCGGAGGAAAAAATTTAGGCGGAGAGAGATTTAGGCACTTCTGAACTAATTCCATCATCCCTACcagattttctattcttcttcttctgaatcCAGAACAGAACCTCATTCAGGACGGTTGGTGCTGTGCGACGTGTGCTACATCGGTTAATTCCATTTTCCCTGCACATTCGATTGCTGTTCAAGTCCCATCTCCATAGCagcgattccgacaatgataACTGGATATCCTGAATATCAAGGCTCTCATTGTAGAAGAAATCCCTGTTATTCTCGTACAATCCAGAGTGTTCGTAATCCTACAGTCGTACAAATCGCATCTTGACAACGTTCATCGACCAGTTTTTGTAGTCGTTTCTCAGAATTATCGCGTAGACTCCTACTTTTCTTCATCGGCGTTGCCACAGTAGATGGTGACGATGTAGCTTCCGACACTGAAGTCGGCCGGTCtttgatgcgtgtttcctacAGTGCAGAAAatggcacacagagatatcttATAAGTTTAGACAGGGCACCTGTTGGACTTCACTTAATAATGTCCGGCAATTCAGAGTGACGGAAGGGatagttgttgccaaagaatCCATGCTCCCTTTAGGCGTTCGACCTTTCAAGTTGTGGTCTTTGGTGATGTGCTAGATCTCAGCACCTTTTCGCAATATAGGGGAATCTTGCACCACATACCTTTGCAGGCCATGTGTTATAGCTCGTACGATCCCAATGCGTATACTCGAATGTCTTACTGCGTTTAGTACAAGCAGGACCACCGTGAGCAGGTAACAACCTGACCCGTACGTGCATATGCGTATGATCATCAACCAAGTAAAATAATCAGCAAGGAATTCGTATTTCTAGTCGTCCCACTTCTCAAACCCACTTGGTTGTCGTATACAAGAAAAAGTTTCTGATTTCTATAGTTATAGTCTTTACAGTACCATCAAAAAAGATCTGTGCTGTAAGAGAGCACGAGAATTTAGCACAAACTGAAAGAATACTTCACATTACAGCTGTAATGTTCACGACACAATATGAAGAAATGCTCGAAGAGTGTCGCGAACACTACAGCTGGGAATAATCTTtataacagaagaaaaaaaacttcaagtaCTGCTACCTCTTATTGTGATCGAAGGAGGCTTTagataagtttttttccttccagttaaaatttgtaaatatcTATGTATTTACAAGAGTTTTTGTCTTGTGACCTCATTCGGTTCCATGTAACTGGACACGTTTTCCTTACTCTTCCTTTCCTTGTAATTCTTAACAGGGTTCTTCTCTCCTCAACTTTTCCTACAGAATTTGGTCACTGAAAGATTTCGTTTTCTACCCCGCGATCTCCGATGTGTTGACTCAACTGTGGCTATCCGCTGGATATCCGCTCCAGCCAGCCGTAAATATAATTGACAATGCGTGGCAGCGCTGAAGAATTATCTATAACTTTGAGTCTGATCTCAGGAAAGAAGAGTTCTGACTGAAAGTATTTGACGTTAACGGAGGTATAGCCcgatcaaaatgacatgaagtaCGCTGctgctgcgtaagcggctgcggtcgaagcggtgtggtggagctGGCGATTAGTCGAGGTCGGATCATCGCGAACTCCAGCAATGAGAGATGCTAGGGAAGGCCCTCtgtcgatcctaaccgcatACTGCagctgcactgagcttcaggACGGTTCGACCAGACATAGGTGGATTTCCTTCcttgaaacatttttaaaccGCCCACGCAGTGTTGCAAGGCGGCCACATTTATCTCGTATGGCGAAACTCTGGTATTTGTCGTCTTCCTTTCTGCTTTGAAGGTAGAGCTAAAGGAAGCTCCGTTAAGTGTCCCCTTATTCCAGCTTCGTCTGAAGCACAGCAGAATGCAGCATCAAGATCGCGAATTTCTCCGCAGACTGAAACGACCTGCTTGCAGTTCGAAACTGCTTTCTCTTATTACTGTGAGCTGCGTTGTCAAAATAATTTCACCTGTTGAGTTCACCTGCTGAGTGACGATAATGACGGTGATGTGATTTATGATCACTTCGAACACTTCTTTATTAATGCACTGCAACATCGCAGCaacataacaacaacaaaaacaacaagaaatagGAGGACAAGCCAAAGGACTTGACAAAACACATCCCGACTGTGCTTACCACAACGAGTCTTGTCTCCCAGTCGTTTTCCTTCTCAGCTGGCGCCTCGTAGAGTGCAGCTCCCTTGTCCTCGCAATGCTAAGAGCGACTAAGTGCTAACGCACTCTGAGTGCTCACGAAAGTGGCTGCATGATTAGAGAGCAAGAATATCGTAtgtaattttgcaattttcgcCCAGTGCCTAATTTCGTACTTCCACTGACAAATTTTCCCCACTGAagttaagtgtttttttttaaattcgcaTAGAACAATTCCATAcaagcatatatatatatatatatatatattttcacaTCATTGCCCGGTTACGAATGAATGGCTGTATAATTGCCAGCAATCGGAAGTGCTTAAACTTTGCTCGCATTGTGCAGTTTTAGTGTAGTTACATTCCTGAATGTATAAAAacgtataaaaaaaattgcatttgcTCTCCTTCTTTCATATATTTGCGCTTTTGAAATTTGCCCAGACGCAATACATCGGCAACACACTGGACTGCACTAAATCTACTAGTTTCTAAGTTTATAGTTGAGTCGATACTGATCTATTGTAGTACtatttgacatatttcttactttacctgtttaaaaagaatttttcctttaattgcTATCCTGGGATCAAAATGTTATCACATAATTACTTAGTGACTTGCGAAATGATGCCTTTTTGTTACCCATGACGAGCTAGAatttttcacctgaaatcagaCATTATTGAGCGAACAAATCTTATCTTACGAACGGAGGCAGCACATCGAGGTTTCTTGTAAACCTACGGCTCTTTTTGAGCGATTTCTACTGGACGAAACAACTGAATATCTCCTTTTATCCTATCTTTCATCTACGTACTTACCACCGCAGGTGGAGGCTGGGaacgaaaattcaaaaaaaaaaccaatttacATCTAGACGTAAACTTCTGTTTCTTTGCAGATGCTGTACATGAAACGCTATATCGATATTGTTATAATAATACCAGCTCCAACAGCTCTCATTTACTCAAAAACAAGGAGAACTCAAAGGGTCGATTAACTCCTGACAAATGAATTTATCCACATGTGATGGGCGTTTGTCCATCACTCCACACCGGCAGTAACTGCAAGGCACTTCTATGATTCCTCTCGGCGCTTTTTGCAATGAACAgttgagtttttgaaaaagtagcaCATCCTAAACGGAAAGTGGGTTAGGATAGCAATGTCCGCCAGCGAAGTTCCGAAGGATTTTCTCTCTCCCATAGCTTGTCTGAAGATTGACTTCCCAACCCATCCGTTTACTTATTAAAACTCACAATCTAACAACAATTTTCTAGGTCTAGGTCTACCTGCTACGTTGGTTGTCTTGACGTGGGCAGATAGTTCTGTCTGTCTAGTTGTGGAAAGATTTGATCATTATAATCCTGCAACCGAAATCGtaaagagagatgagcggaaccaccttgGGTCCGCAACCTAGCTCCCTTTCCTGGCTCTCCCTTCTCTGGCTTCTCCCTCGGATTtgttcaccacgtcagattcgttaCCCATGACGAGCTCCCTTTAACTGTCTACAACTCATTATAAACCTATACAAATCACTTCGGTTGCGGACACATCTGCATGAGGTGCTGATGGCCATATTCAATCGACACGAAAACTCCTAAGGCTTCCCtccttttttcgaagattCGCACGAAGAGACATCGGGAAAAAACACACGGAAAATCGGAAAACTTGGTAACTATTGGTAGCTGTGGGCGCTTTGTCTGGAATTAGCAGCTGCGTCACCGCATCAGGGCACCTTCATCCCGCTACGCGCAGCGGCTTGAGACGTCTGAggacttttcttccttttttcgatGCAACTACTCAttaattttagaagaattcaCAGTTTTTCGTGAAACTTCACTGTTCTCCCAGCAATGCTCTTCAGAATTACAAATTTTATCTGACATTTATGGCATGATTCCGAAAAGCTAAGCAGAATAGAAGACTTTTTACTTTCCCTAACCAGAAATGACGGCTCCTTCATGTCCTTTCACGCAGAGAAAATGGCTGCGGTTTAACTACTCAGCTAGCTCAGAAAGGGTACGAGTTTTCTAGTGGGACGAAATgatttaaagacagcgtaaaAAGTTACGTTCACGAAATTAatgtagtgtggaaacctgatggaaaacacagaattcgggttgtagattacgaaattGAGGGCGGCTCAagtctattttttctacttgttCTAAACATTTCGTtgaaacggcgtttgttcctacgagttacGTTAAAACGCGCCCCTCTGCACTCCGATTCTCCTAGGGTCCCATTGGttagtttaacttgaataggctgccaAAAAAACCTTATTGATTCTCGACCGCTCACCTGTGGACGCGCGCACAGGGGTTCCAGTTTAATTCGTAGGAAGGAACGCCGTTTTCCATGGCGTTTCTTCCAACGAGGGGGAAATGTCGATTAGAGAACGTGAGCTGAGGCACGCTCATATTTTTAAACTACATCCCGAACTCCGTATTTTCTATTTGGTTTCcatactacgtcaatttcgtgatatgttgcctttaattgaGCTCGATGTTTTGATATTCTGCTGCTGCGATGTAGGGTCACGTTTATAGCGATCGAACACCAAGCGCCCTACGGAAGGTTTGATTACTCAGGTTTCATACATTGATTCTGTAATCTTACCTGGAAGTTCGCATCGGATGGGTTAACAGGCAGACAAATTGCTGCTGCATGTTATCCAAGGGAAGTAATCAGCACTTATTTTTTGCTGGGCGATCCCCGACATTCGTACATAACGACGCACACGCTTTCTTCACAAACACTGACATGCACACATCTTTTCCTTgatcaaaaatttattctcGTGACGAAAATAGGCACCAAAGCTTGCGTTTGTTAAGAATTTCTCATGGGTTGGTGCGAATTCTTGTTTTCGTGTATTTCTTCCAATTCAATATCTTCGGGATCCATGCTCAACATAATCTTTGCTGCATAAGTTTTGGACACGTTCACGCTTGGCCTACTCTAATTATTCTTTCATGCGTTTAGGAAACTATTTTCCGATGCATACCGTAGTTGCGCCCAGATTTGAAATTACACATTTTTGCTCTGTTCAACTCCATGACAACGATTTTTTTGTACACCCCGACCTCAGCATTTTCTAAGTGTCGTGATTTTGTGACGGTTCTAGTTATTCTTATAAATTGTAGCgatatttctttcaaaaacattcaTCTGGCCATTCATTCTCTTCAATTCTTTCTACTTCCAactattttgagtttttttttttgaattttctcttcgttCATGTGATGTTTTCGTCGTTCTGAGTAAGAGATAGATGTTAGGAAATGATGTGGTAATTTAAATTCCCATCCACGCTCAGCTAATCTCGTGATTGATGGGACTACCGCGTGGAGAAAGTTACTAGTGTTAAATAGCTGTCTGATAAGATCCCTTCTTTAGCTATATTTTCtaaactttactttttttttgataaggtATAGGATGTAGTGGTCTTTGGGAGCTTAGGATATTTCGTACTAACTGTTTTTGCTATTGTATAACACAGTTAAGTTCAACAAACATTGTACTTATTGTAAGCTTGCAAGAAACTTCGGATGATTCTTCCCAACGTGATTGTGGTTTCTAATGATTACATTGTCGAGGCCACACCTGTTTATGTTCGTTGAATAGGTGACTTTTTATTGCACTTCTGACTATATTATACTACTGCTTACAACTTCTACTCATTGCGCAAAACAGAGGTCTGCAGACTACTTCGTCaagttattttcgttttttttctcgctttcgtCCTCTAAGGAGAGTTTTGTATTCACTTGAAAGGTTTGGAATCAGTTAGGTACAGTTTTAAAAACGCGTCTTCATTTGTGGGACAACGTGGCATAAGCAGTTGGGTTCGAATCGACACGATCTCCATACACTTGCAAATGAGTGCACCGTTGGTTGCAGATTTTCTCACCCCAACACCAGCCACAAATAATgcgagttaaaggcatcacaacacgaatctggagcggtacggatttccgatggagtattcgtatacggagtcgtagattatggggaggaggatgattccgttcatttcttcctaattgtcgtagaaaacggcccggaagatacggcttcgagcgttccggcgcacttttCCCTACAAAGAGGGCGCCAggcctgtgcggcgccgcatcttccgggccattttttacggcaattgggaagaaatggacggaatcacactcatctccataatcctcgatcccgtatacgaatgctccaccggaaatccgtaccactccagattcgtggggtgatgccttaaagcACGTATTGCAGATCTGCAGCCAATGCTACTGTAACTGTCCGCGTTCttctgtccttgaatcttggcatgttgaatacgtagttttgtatgatttgcttgagctgtaccTAAGATTGCTACTGATCTTCCTTACTAACTATCACCTAACGTTTCGGTGTCatccttcgtcagagcctcagTCAGAgtcagagaaaaaatcaaagccaatGACAATGTCCTCTCCAGCACCTcttcaccctacagaaagcgtTCAATGGATAGGGAAACTTAAACGGCAACACATCTAACGGCTAgcgcttacctcatttgctgACGTTCGGTAACGTAACAGACTACCAAGCAACACAACTATGAATCGCAAAGGTTTTTTATAGGGGCGTGACGGCCCGCCCCGAAGATCAAAACCAGTATAGAGATTCGCAATCTCCGTACAGCTGGGAAAACCAAGGTCTCTGTTAGTGATAAGGGAGGGAAATTGGTTGTCTTGTCACATGAATTAGATATAGAATATCATAAGTGGTATTGGGGGCCCATAGATAGAATTTTCTGGCTGCTCAACATAGTCCTAAGCCAGCTCCTCAGATAGAGATTGTGTTTCCCGACAGACACTCTTTCCCTCCCGAAGGCCCAACGTCGGCTGCCCAAACCGGG
Coding sequences within it:
- a CDS encoding hypothetical protein (NECATOR_CHRIV.G16282.T2); amino-acid sequence: MHVRVRLLPAHGGPACTKRSKTFEYTHWDRTSYNTWPAKETRIKDRPTSVSEATSSPSTVATPMKKSRSLRDNSEKRLQKLVDERCQDAICTTDIQLSLSESLLWRWDLNSNRMCRENGINRCSTRRTAPTVLNEVLFWIQKKKNRKSVCHNEELYAEFDMVYRWVTRGRLIDSSQALAEDREAMLKNDIPHG
- a CDS encoding hypothetical protein (NECATOR_CHRIV.G16282.T1), with amino-acid sequence MHVRVRLLPAHGGPACTKRSKTFEYTHWDRTSYNTWPAKHITKDHNLKGRTPKGSMDSLATTIPSVTLNCRTLLSEVQQETRIKDRPTSVSEATSSPSTVATPMKKRYPVIIVGIAAMEMGLEQQSNVQGKWN